In Candidatus Desulfofervidus auxilii, one genomic interval encodes:
- a CDS encoding ATP-binding cassette domain-containing protein, whose amino-acid sequence MKLLIKGVRSTGHFTEIILQDGYNIKLRPFIYVKKGDFLEFLPSIKKFQEVYKIFDDKATSELKKIKIHPPYCTKETIYLGAHRFNVIFRERINSNDWKKIKELEKFHYRGKGLNKLVGRRTVLLAEMKDHGVIGFGVISATVAVAKPRFELLQTNFTDQMKTKLINRIVRIPRIVIHPEFRGINLGVLMAKHLVLYAKKYWDINHYTPIMVEVIAAMTEYHKFFEKAGFIKIGYTSGYKNGIIPIYGNGSFESRNYESYDFMENQNPKPYLVFPLNKELKQKIRLYFPKKQKMILHKHPKLKHSIKFENVSVSYKIRNGSTKRTEVIKEVFGVDAQHAFSPILTNFSLEIEPGDVVLITGASGSGKSTILRLLTEKNTTLKKEMEIRGKIINKSLKDIAILDTKWSNSLPLIDQIGKNKDIKEAIKLLNSVGLSEAHLYIKKPNQLSDGQRYRFAVAKLCDSNKAIWIADEFVSTLNSEMAAIVAKGLRKVAYKHGATLILAAPHIHNFIHLLLPNKLIKLKWGTKPIIYSIKIINFYQNGDKISLSILNNGHVPLTNVQVGTIIRNGFFLSQNNFKQINPKDEICCEIKIRNSEYYALGIKTNEGVGEILYLEIINKK is encoded by the coding sequence ATGAAACTTTTAATTAAAGGAGTTAGAAGCACTGGACATTTTACAGAAATAATTCTCCAGGATGGATATAATATCAAATTGAGGCCATTTATTTATGTAAAGAAAGGAGATTTCTTAGAATTTCTTCCATCAATTAAAAAATTTCAAGAAGTATATAAAATATTTGATGATAAGGCAACTAGTGAGTTGAAGAAAATAAAAATCCACCCTCCTTATTGCACAAAGGAAACAATCTATTTAGGAGCACATCGTTTCAATGTAATATTTCGAGAAAGAATTAATTCCAACGATTGGAAGAAGATAAAAGAATTAGAAAAATTCCATTATAGAGGGAAAGGATTAAACAAATTAGTAGGGAGAAGAACCGTTCTTCTTGCTGAAATGAAGGATCATGGAGTTATTGGATTTGGTGTTATTTCTGCTACAGTTGCTGTTGCTAAACCTAGATTTGAACTTTTACAGACTAATTTTACTGATCAAATGAAAACAAAGTTAATCAATCGAATTGTACGAATTCCAAGAATAGTTATCCATCCTGAATTCAGAGGAATAAATTTAGGAGTATTGATGGCTAAACATTTAGTTCTATATGCCAAAAAATATTGGGATATTAACCATTATACACCTATTATGGTAGAGGTTATCGCGGCAATGACTGAATATCATAAGTTTTTCGAAAAGGCTGGGTTTATAAAAATAGGCTATACTTCAGGATATAAAAATGGAATAATACCTATATATGGGAATGGAAGTTTTGAATCAAGAAATTATGAGTCTTACGATTTCATGGAAAATCAGAACCCTAAACCTTATTTGGTTTTCCCTTTAAACAAGGAGTTAAAACAAAAAATTAGACTATATTTCCCTAAAAAACAAAAGATGATTTTACATAAACATCCAAAACTGAAGCATTCAATAAAATTTGAAAATGTCTCTGTTAGTTATAAAATCAGAAATGGATCTACCAAAAGAACCGAAGTTATAAAAGAAGTATTCGGAGTAGATGCACAGCATGCTTTCTCTCCTATTTTAACAAATTTTTCTTTGGAAATAGAACCTGGTGATGTAGTTTTAATAACTGGAGCTTCTGGTAGTGGAAAAAGTACAATATTACGACTATTAACAGAAAAAAACACAACTTTGAAAAAAGAGATGGAAATTAGAGGGAAAATAATTAATAAAAGTTTAAAGGATATCGCAATTCTTGATACTAAATGGAGCAATTCTCTTCCTTTAATTGATCAGATAGGAAAAAATAAAGATATAAAAGAAGCTATAAAATTACTTAATTCAGTAGGACTTTCAGAAGCTCATCTTTATATAAAAAAACCAAATCAACTTTCTGATGGTCAACGATATAGATTTGCAGTAGCAAAACTTTGTGATTCTAATAAAGCAATATGGATTGCGGATGAGTTTGTTTCAACACTTAACTCTGAAATGGCAGCAATTGTTGCTAAAGGATTAAGAAAGGTAGCATATAAACATGGAGCAACACTAATTTTAGCAGCTCCTCATATTCATAATTTTATACATTTGCTTCTCCCTAACAAACTTATAAAACTTAAATGGGGAACAAAACCGATTATTTATTCAATAAAAATAATAAATTTTTATCAAAACGGAGATAAAATTTCACTGTCTATTCTTAATAATGGTCATGTACCTCTTACAAATGTTCAGGTAGGTACAATTATAAGAAATGGTTTTTTTCTTTCACAAAATAATTTTAAACAAATTAATCCTAAGGATGAAATTTGCTGTGAAATAAAAATAAGAAACAGTGAATATTATGCTTTAGGAATAAAAACTAACGAGGGAGTAGGGGAAATTTTATATTTAGAAATAATAAACAAGAAATAA
- a CDS encoding helix-turn-helix domain-containing protein, with the protein MMQNFSEIMTLEETAKYLRIGKSTLYKMAREGKIPAVKIGNQWRFKKEDIDKWFSKGQTFELR; encoded by the coding sequence ATGATGCAAAACTTTTCCGAAATAATGACCCTTGAGGAGACTGCAAAATATTTAAGAATAGGAAAATCTACTCTTTATAAAATGGCAAGGGAAGGCAAAATCCCCGCTGTGAAAATCGGTAATCAATGGAGATTTAAAAAAGAAGACATTGATAAGTGGTTTTCTAAAGGTCAAACGTTTGAACTGAGATAA
- a CDS encoding AAA family ATPase has translation MQRAPELFSYIQIIVDEHPDRTGWFILTGSQNFLLLQSISQSLAGRCAVFHLLPFSLAELMERKLSSIETLGKTVPKKSAPPKHLPIVGFVLLPQDRFCIK, from the coding sequence GTGCAACGGGCGCCCGAGCTATTCTCGTATATCCAAATCATAGTCGACGAACACCCAGATAGAACAGGCTGGTTTATTCTAACCGGATCTCAAAACTTCCTGCTCTTACAGAGCATCTCACAGTCCTTGGCTGGTAGGTGTGCGGTGTTTCACCTGCTTCCGTTCTCTCTGGCCGAGTTGATGGAACGGAAGCTTTCCTCCATTGAGACGCTAGGTAAAACCGTTCCCAAGAAGTCGGCGCCGCCCAAGCACTTGCCCATCGTCGGCTTTGTCTTGCTTCCGCAAGATAGGTTTTGTATTAAGTAG